The Thiothrix subterranea genome has a segment encoding these proteins:
- a CDS encoding RDD family protein, with the protein MKINHQLTPPAKGYFMSHVRQPGYQHWGMRVLALAFDLLLISILLMFVLLFAFGQTWLLYHASYGSSALHGVLVVVPLVYFLGFWGLLGATPGKLLLWPWLTE; encoded by the coding sequence ATGAAAATCAATCATCAGCTTACCCCACCCGCTAAAGGGTATTTTATGTCGCATGTGCGCCAACCCGGTTATCAACACTGGGGGATGCGGGTGTTGGCATTGGCGTTTGACTTGTTGTTGATCAGTATATTACTCATGTTCGTGCTGTTGTTTGCGTTTGGGCAAACTTGGCTGCTGTATCACGCTTCTTATGGAAGCAGCGCTTTGCATGGCGTATTAGTGGTTGTGCCGCTGGTGTATTTCCTCGGATTTTGGGGTTTATTGGGGGCAACCCCCGGCAAGCTCTTATTGTGGCCTTGG
- the truA gene encoding tRNA pseudouridine(38-40) synthase TruA, with amino-acid sequence MKFAACIEYDGSPFFGWQRLSHGPTVQGNVEKALSTVAAEPIAVVCAGRTDSGVHGIGQIIHFETNAQRPLRGWVFGTNAHLPDGVAMRWIQPVADDFHARFSARSRRYRYIILNRQARPALLQQRVCWQHGALNAQLMHEAAQALLGEQDFSSFRAAGCQANHPMREMLEISVRRDGEFIYLDLVANAFLHHMVRNIAGSLLMVGAEERPVAWMAELLAQRNRALAGMTAPASGLYFVHVDYPERFGLASDYHLPRFIL; translated from the coding sequence ATGAAATTTGCAGCTTGTATTGAATACGACGGAAGCCCTTTTTTCGGCTGGCAGCGCTTGAGCCACGGGCCGACGGTACAAGGCAATGTTGAAAAAGCGCTGTCTACGGTAGCGGCAGAACCGATTGCGGTGGTGTGCGCGGGGCGTACCGATTCGGGGGTTCACGGCATTGGGCAAATTATTCACTTTGAAACCAACGCGCAGCGCCCTTTGCGCGGTTGGGTGTTTGGCACGAATGCGCATTTGCCGGACGGCGTGGCGATGCGTTGGATTCAGCCGGTCGCGGATGATTTTCACGCGCGGTTTTCGGCACGTTCGCGGCGTTACCGTTACATTATCCTCAATCGGCAGGCGCGTCCTGCGCTGTTGCAGCAACGGGTGTGTTGGCAACATGGCGCGTTGAATGCTCAACTGATGCATGAAGCCGCTCAAGCGTTGTTGGGGGAACAAGATTTTTCCAGTTTTCGTGCGGCGGGTTGTCAGGCGAATCACCCCATGCGTGAAATGCTGGAAATCAGTGTGCGGCGCGACGGTGAATTTATTTACCTCGATTTGGTAGCGAATGCGTTTTTGCATCACATGGTACGCAATATCGCCGGTTCCTTGCTGATGGTGGGGGCGGAAGAGCGCCCCGTGGCGTGGATGGCGGAATTATTGGCGCAACGCAATCGTGCGTTGGCAGGGATGACCGCGCCTGCATCTGGCTTGTATTTTGTGCATGTGGATTATCCTGAACGCTTTGGCTTGGCTTCAGATTACCATTTACCCCGTTTCATCTTGTGA